A single region of the Thermovirga sp. genome encodes:
- a CDS encoding single-stranded DNA-binding protein, with the protein MKGVNTVEEHETFEVEVNSLEEARHIGSLRWSVDPSDIDIRVMDEGKRLFGILGKKIRVALTLRPRRPDGPSPESYPFLEGLIKRMDLLIEPEVTGPGSIDLNGEDASIAIGRSGETLRAIEFLTNLVLRNEDRGRRIRIDSGGYKARRQESIEKIALAAAREAKRKGRPIRLEPMTSWERRIVHISLKERDDVSTCSIGSEPLRRVVVSPIHKGNHGMA; encoded by the coding sequence ATGAAAGGGGTTAATACTGTGGAAGAGCATGAGACTTTTGAAGTTGAGGTAAACTCCCTGGAAGAGGCCCGCCATATCGGTTCCCTCCGTTGGTCCGTGGATCCTTCTGATATAGATATCCGCGTCATGGACGAGGGCAAAAGGCTTTTCGGCATCCTGGGCAAGAAGATCCGCGTCGCCCTGACCCTGAGGCCAAGAAGACCCGATGGACCTTCCCCCGAGTCATACCCTTTCCTGGAGGGCCTCATCAAGAGGATGGACCTTTTAATCGAACCCGAGGTCACCGGGCCAGGCAGTATCGATCTGAACGGAGAGGACGCTTCGATAGCCATAGGCAGGTCCGGCGAGACCCTTCGAGCCATCGAGTTCCTCACCAACCTGGTCCTCCGCAACGAGGACCGGGGGCGGAGAATTCGGATCGACAGCGGCGGTTACAAGGCCCGCCGCCAAGAGAGCATTGAAAAGATAGCCCTTGCAGCCGCCAGGGAGGCCAAGAGAAAGGGGCGGCCGATCCGCCTTGAACCGATGACCAGTTGGGAGAGGAGGATCGTCCATATCTCTCTCAAAGAGCGGGATGACGTCTCGACCTGCTCGATAGGGTCCGAGCCCTTGAGGAGAGTGGTGGTATCTCCTATTCATAAAGGCAATCACGGGATGGCCTGA
- a CDS encoding YidC/Oxa1 family membrane protein insertase, translated as GFVTWFQQQLSGSSNPQMQFMNWFMPAFLTFICLSLPGGVLLYWGVSSLIGVGQQWHIKKKTEEEMRDKPVLLKEKPQKK; from the coding sequence GGTTTTGTCACTTGGTTCCAGCAGCAACTCAGCGGGAGCTCCAATCCCCAGATGCAGTTCATGAACTGGTTCATGCCGGCTTTCCTTACCTTTATCTGCCTCAGCCTGCCCGGCGGAGTGCTCCTTTACTGGGGGGTATCCTCGCTCATCGGCGTGGGGCAGCAGTGGCACATCAAGAAAAAAACCGAGGAGGAGATGCGCGACAAGCCCGTTCTTCTAAAGGAAAAGCCCCAGAAGAAGTAA